Proteins encoded together in one Juglans regia cultivar Chandler chromosome 9, Walnut 2.0, whole genome shotgun sequence window:
- the LOC108991568 gene encoding uncharacterized protein LOC108991568 isoform X2 has protein sequence MAFNNKAKKPISPSQSYLCTTLFFVVLFTIPALFLLHVPTTTSICNSFATHVNTWSGDLRTALFAWNRLPFIEGHPPPIPLKIAVFSRKWPIGTTPGGMERHAHTLHTALARRGHQVHVFTSPPPKGNVPMPGNPSSSPYIHFHEGEPGQWRYNKAWEQFLEENQRQPFDVVHSESVALPHWIARQLQNLAVSWHGIALESLQSDIFQDLTRKPKEPISPAFNKSIQGVVPKVLNEIRFFKNYAHHIAISDSCGEMLRDVYQIPIKRVHVILNGVDDDKFGKDIKLGQEFRSKIGIPDNASLVLGVAGRLVKDKGHPLLFEAFSKLITNHSGVYLIVAGSGPWEQRYKDLGSQVLVLGSMNPSKLRAFYNAIDVFVNPTLRPQGLDLTLMEAMMSGKPLIASRFPSIKGSIVVDDEYGHMFAPNVESLLEVLETVVREGSERLAQRGKACQEYAASMFTAPSVLCIVGIVRYTVVVK, from the exons ATGGCATTCAACAACAAAGCTAAGAAACCCATTTCCCCGTCTCAATCCTATCTATGCACCACCCTTTTCTTTGTAGTTCTCTTCACCATCCCAGCCCTTTTTCTACTACACGTCCCTACCACCACCTCCATCTGCAACTCCTTTGCCACCCATGTCAACACCTGGTCTGGCGATCTCCGGACTGCCCTGTTTGCGTGGAACCGTCTTCCATTCATTGAAGGCCATCCTCCTCCTATTCCTCTCAAAATTGCTGTGTTTTCTCGCAAGTGGCCCATTGGCACAACCCCCGGCGGCATGGAGCGCCATGCGCATACCCTGCACACTGCTCTGGCTCGTCGTGGTCATCAAGTTCATGTCTTCACTTCCCCTCCTCCTAAAGGTAATGTTCCTATGCCTGGGAATCCATCTTCTTCGCCCTACATCCATTTCCATGAAGGCGAACCAGGCCAGTGGCGCTACAACAAAGCTTGGGAACAGTTTTTGGAAGAGAACCAACGCCAACCATTCGATGTTGTTCACTCGGAAAGCGTTGCACTTCCTCACTGGATTGCCCGTCAGCTTCAAAACCTGGCAGTTTCATGGCATGGCATAGCCCTTGAGAGCTTACAATCTGATATCTTCCAAGACTTAACTCGTAAACCTAAGGAGCCCATATCTCCAGCTTTCAACAAAAGCATACAGGGGGTAGTCCCAAAGGTACTAAATGAGATAAGGTTTTTCAAGAACTATGCCCATCATATTGCCATTAGTGATAGCTGTGGCGAAATGCTTAGGGATGTGTATCAAATCCCTATCAAAAGAGTCCATGTCATTCTCAATGGTGTTGATGATGATAAGTTTGGAAAGGATATCAAACTAGGCCAAGAGTTCAGGTCTAAAATTGGGATCCCAGATAATGCAAGTTTAGTACTTGGTGTGGCTGGAAGATTAGTGAAAGACAAAGGCCATCCCCTACTTTTCGAAGCATTCTCTAAGCTCATAACAAATCACTCTGGTGTCTATTTGATTGTTGCTGGATCCGGACCATGGGAGCAAAGGTACAAGGATTTGGGGTCCCAAGTCCTAGTTTTGGGGTCCATGAATCCATCAAAACTGAGAGCTTTCTATAATGCCATTGATGTCTTTGTAAATCCCACACTTAGACCCCAAGGTCTTGATCTTACTCTAATGGAGGCCATGATGAGTGGGAAACCTTTGATTGCTTCGAGGTTTCCCAGCATCAAAGGTAGTATTGTTGTTGATGATGAATACGGTCACATGTTTGCTCCAAACGTGGAGTCATTATTGGAGGTGCTGGAAACAGTGGTCAGAGAAGGCTCGGAAAGGCTAGCGCAGAGGGGAAAGGCGTGCCAGGAATATGCAGCTTCCATGTTTACTGCAC CGAGTGTACTATGTATTGTTGGTATAGTGCGTTACACTGTTGTTGTCAAGTGA
- the LOC108991568 gene encoding uncharacterized protein LOC108991568 isoform X3: protein MAFNNKAKKPISPSQSYLCTTLFFVVLFTIPALFLLHVPTTTSICNSFATHVNTWSGDLRTALFAWNRLPFIEGHPPPIPLKIAVFSRKWPIGTTPGGMERHAHTLHTALARRGHQVHVFTSPPPKGNVPMPGNPSSSPYIHFHEGEPGQWRYNKAWEQFLEENQRQPFDVVHSESVALPHWIARQLQNLAVSWHGIALESLQSDIFQDLTRKPKEPISPAFNKSIQGVVPKVLNEIRFFKNYAHHIAISDSCGEMLRDVYQIPIKRVHVILNGVDDDKFGKDIKLGQEFRSKIGIPDNASLVLGVAGRLVKDKGHPLLFEAFSKLITNHSGVYLIVAGSGPWEQRYKDLGSQVLVLGSMNPSKLRAFYNAIDVFVNPTLRPQGLDLTLMEAMMSGKPLIASRFPSIKGSIVVDDEYGHMFAPNVESLLEVLETVVREGSERLAQRGKACQEYAASMFTAPSVLCIDGVVHCTAAV, encoded by the exons ATGGCATTCAACAACAAAGCTAAGAAACCCATTTCCCCGTCTCAATCCTATCTATGCACCACCCTTTTCTTTGTAGTTCTCTTCACCATCCCAGCCCTTTTTCTACTACACGTCCCTACCACCACCTCCATCTGCAACTCCTTTGCCACCCATGTCAACACCTGGTCTGGCGATCTCCGGACTGCCCTGTTTGCGTGGAACCGTCTTCCATTCATTGAAGGCCATCCTCCTCCTATTCCTCTCAAAATTGCTGTGTTTTCTCGCAAGTGGCCCATTGGCACAACCCCCGGCGGCATGGAGCGCCATGCGCATACCCTGCACACTGCTCTGGCTCGTCGTGGTCATCAAGTTCATGTCTTCACTTCCCCTCCTCCTAAAGGTAATGTTCCTATGCCTGGGAATCCATCTTCTTCGCCCTACATCCATTTCCATGAAGGCGAACCAGGCCAGTGGCGCTACAACAAAGCTTGGGAACAGTTTTTGGAAGAGAACCAACGCCAACCATTCGATGTTGTTCACTCGGAAAGCGTTGCACTTCCTCACTGGATTGCCCGTCAGCTTCAAAACCTGGCAGTTTCATGGCATGGCATAGCCCTTGAGAGCTTACAATCTGATATCTTCCAAGACTTAACTCGTAAACCTAAGGAGCCCATATCTCCAGCTTTCAACAAAAGCATACAGGGGGTAGTCCCAAAGGTACTAAATGAGATAAGGTTTTTCAAGAACTATGCCCATCATATTGCCATTAGTGATAGCTGTGGCGAAATGCTTAGGGATGTGTATCAAATCCCTATCAAAAGAGTCCATGTCATTCTCAATGGTGTTGATGATGATAAGTTTGGAAAGGATATCAAACTAGGCCAAGAGTTCAGGTCTAAAATTGGGATCCCAGATAATGCAAGTTTAGTACTTGGTGTGGCTGGAAGATTAGTGAAAGACAAAGGCCATCCCCTACTTTTCGAAGCATTCTCTAAGCTCATAACAAATCACTCTGGTGTCTATTTGATTGTTGCTGGATCCGGACCATGGGAGCAAAGGTACAAGGATTTGGGGTCCCAAGTCCTAGTTTTGGGGTCCATGAATCCATCAAAACTGAGAGCTTTCTATAATGCCATTGATGTCTTTGTAAATCCCACACTTAGACCCCAAGGTCTTGATCTTACTCTAATGGAGGCCATGATGAGTGGGAAACCTTTGATTGCTTCGAGGTTTCCCAGCATCAAAGGTAGTATTGTTGTTGATGATGAATACGGTCACATGTTTGCTCCAAACGTGGAGTCATTATTGGAGGTGCTGGAAACAGTGGTCAGAGAAGGCTCGGAAAGGCTAGCGCAGAGGGGAAAGGCGTGCCAGGAATATGCAGCTTCCATGTTTACTGCAC CGAGTGTACTATGTATTGATGGTGTAGTGCATTGCACTGCTGCTGTCTAG
- the LOC108991568 gene encoding uncharacterized protein LOC108991568 isoform X4 produces the protein MAFNNKAKKPISPSQSYLCTTLFFVVLFTIPALFLLHVPTTTSICNSFATHVNTWSGDLRTALFAWNRLPFIEGHPPPIPLKIAVFSRKWPIGTTPGGMERHAHTLHTALARRGHQVHVFTSPPPKGNVPMPGNPSSSPYIHFHEGEPGQWRYNKAWEQFLEENQRQPFDVVHSESVALPHWIARQLQNLAVSWHGIALESLQSDIFQDLTRKPKEPISPAFNKSIQGVVPKVLNEIRFFKNYAHHIAISDSCGEMLRDVYQIPIKRVHVILNGVDDDKFGKDIKLGQEFRSKIGIPDNASLVLGVAGRLVKDKGHPLLFEAFSKLITNHSGVYLIVAGSGPWEQRYKDLGSQVLVLGSMNPSKLRAFYNAIDVFVNPTLRPQGLDLTLMEAMMSGKPLIASRFPSIKGSIVVDDEYGHMFAPNVESLLEVLETVVREGSERLAQRGKACQEYAASMFTAPACSIVFFPSQRT, from the exons ATGGCATTCAACAACAAAGCTAAGAAACCCATTTCCCCGTCTCAATCCTATCTATGCACCACCCTTTTCTTTGTAGTTCTCTTCACCATCCCAGCCCTTTTTCTACTACACGTCCCTACCACCACCTCCATCTGCAACTCCTTTGCCACCCATGTCAACACCTGGTCTGGCGATCTCCGGACTGCCCTGTTTGCGTGGAACCGTCTTCCATTCATTGAAGGCCATCCTCCTCCTATTCCTCTCAAAATTGCTGTGTTTTCTCGCAAGTGGCCCATTGGCACAACCCCCGGCGGCATGGAGCGCCATGCGCATACCCTGCACACTGCTCTGGCTCGTCGTGGTCATCAAGTTCATGTCTTCACTTCCCCTCCTCCTAAAGGTAATGTTCCTATGCCTGGGAATCCATCTTCTTCGCCCTACATCCATTTCCATGAAGGCGAACCAGGCCAGTGGCGCTACAACAAAGCTTGGGAACAGTTTTTGGAAGAGAACCAACGCCAACCATTCGATGTTGTTCACTCGGAAAGCGTTGCACTTCCTCACTGGATTGCCCGTCAGCTTCAAAACCTGGCAGTTTCATGGCATGGCATAGCCCTTGAGAGCTTACAATCTGATATCTTCCAAGACTTAACTCGTAAACCTAAGGAGCCCATATCTCCAGCTTTCAACAAAAGCATACAGGGGGTAGTCCCAAAGGTACTAAATGAGATAAGGTTTTTCAAGAACTATGCCCATCATATTGCCATTAGTGATAGCTGTGGCGAAATGCTTAGGGATGTGTATCAAATCCCTATCAAAAGAGTCCATGTCATTCTCAATGGTGTTGATGATGATAAGTTTGGAAAGGATATCAAACTAGGCCAAGAGTTCAGGTCTAAAATTGGGATCCCAGATAATGCAAGTTTAGTACTTGGTGTGGCTGGAAGATTAGTGAAAGACAAAGGCCATCCCCTACTTTTCGAAGCATTCTCTAAGCTCATAACAAATCACTCTGGTGTCTATTTGATTGTTGCTGGATCCGGACCATGGGAGCAAAGGTACAAGGATTTGGGGTCCCAAGTCCTAGTTTTGGGGTCCATGAATCCATCAAAACTGAGAGCTTTCTATAATGCCATTGATGTCTTTGTAAATCCCACACTTAGACCCCAAGGTCTTGATCTTACTCTAATGGAGGCCATGATGAGTGGGAAACCTTTGATTGCTTCGAGGTTTCCCAGCATCAAAGGTAGTATTGTTGTTGATGATGAATACGGTCACATGTTTGCTCCAAACGTGGAGTCATTATTGGAGGTGCTGGAAACAGTGGTCAGAGAAGGCTCGGAAAGGCTAGCGCAGAGGGGAAAGGCGTGCCAGGAATATGCAGCTTCCATGTTTACTGCAC CAGCTTGCTCCATTGTTTTCTTCCCATCCCAAAGAACTTGA
- the LOC108991568 gene encoding uncharacterized protein LOC108991568 isoform X1 — MAFNNKAKKPISPSQSYLCTTLFFVVLFTIPALFLLHVPTTTSICNSFATHVNTWSGDLRTALFAWNRLPFIEGHPPPIPLKIAVFSRKWPIGTTPGGMERHAHTLHTALARRGHQVHVFTSPPPKGNVPMPGNPSSSPYIHFHEGEPGQWRYNKAWEQFLEENQRQPFDVVHSESVALPHWIARQLQNLAVSWHGIALESLQSDIFQDLTRKPKEPISPAFNKSIQGVVPKVLNEIRFFKNYAHHIAISDSCGEMLRDVYQIPIKRVHVILNGVDDDKFGKDIKLGQEFRSKIGIPDNASLVLGVAGRLVKDKGHPLLFEAFSKLITNHSGVYLIVAGSGPWEQRYKDLGSQVLVLGSMNPSKLRAFYNAIDVFVNPTLRPQGLDLTLMEAMMSGKPLIASRFPSIKGSIVVDDEYGHMFAPNVESLLEVLETVVREGSERLAQRGKACQEYAASMFTARKMSLAYERLFLCIKNETFCAYS; from the coding sequence ATGGCATTCAACAACAAAGCTAAGAAACCCATTTCCCCGTCTCAATCCTATCTATGCACCACCCTTTTCTTTGTAGTTCTCTTCACCATCCCAGCCCTTTTTCTACTACACGTCCCTACCACCACCTCCATCTGCAACTCCTTTGCCACCCATGTCAACACCTGGTCTGGCGATCTCCGGACTGCCCTGTTTGCGTGGAACCGTCTTCCATTCATTGAAGGCCATCCTCCTCCTATTCCTCTCAAAATTGCTGTGTTTTCTCGCAAGTGGCCCATTGGCACAACCCCCGGCGGCATGGAGCGCCATGCGCATACCCTGCACACTGCTCTGGCTCGTCGTGGTCATCAAGTTCATGTCTTCACTTCCCCTCCTCCTAAAGGTAATGTTCCTATGCCTGGGAATCCATCTTCTTCGCCCTACATCCATTTCCATGAAGGCGAACCAGGCCAGTGGCGCTACAACAAAGCTTGGGAACAGTTTTTGGAAGAGAACCAACGCCAACCATTCGATGTTGTTCACTCGGAAAGCGTTGCACTTCCTCACTGGATTGCCCGTCAGCTTCAAAACCTGGCAGTTTCATGGCATGGCATAGCCCTTGAGAGCTTACAATCTGATATCTTCCAAGACTTAACTCGTAAACCTAAGGAGCCCATATCTCCAGCTTTCAACAAAAGCATACAGGGGGTAGTCCCAAAGGTACTAAATGAGATAAGGTTTTTCAAGAACTATGCCCATCATATTGCCATTAGTGATAGCTGTGGCGAAATGCTTAGGGATGTGTATCAAATCCCTATCAAAAGAGTCCATGTCATTCTCAATGGTGTTGATGATGATAAGTTTGGAAAGGATATCAAACTAGGCCAAGAGTTCAGGTCTAAAATTGGGATCCCAGATAATGCAAGTTTAGTACTTGGTGTGGCTGGAAGATTAGTGAAAGACAAAGGCCATCCCCTACTTTTCGAAGCATTCTCTAAGCTCATAACAAATCACTCTGGTGTCTATTTGATTGTTGCTGGATCCGGACCATGGGAGCAAAGGTACAAGGATTTGGGGTCCCAAGTCCTAGTTTTGGGGTCCATGAATCCATCAAAACTGAGAGCTTTCTATAATGCCATTGATGTCTTTGTAAATCCCACACTTAGACCCCAAGGTCTTGATCTTACTCTAATGGAGGCCATGATGAGTGGGAAACCTTTGATTGCTTCGAGGTTTCCCAGCATCAAAGGTAGTATTGTTGTTGATGATGAATACGGTCACATGTTTGCTCCAAACGTGGAGTCATTATTGGAGGTGCTGGAAACAGTGGTCAGAGAAGGCTCGGAAAGGCTAGCGCAGAGGGGAAAGGCGTGCCAGGAATATGCAGCTTCCATGTTTACTGCACGTAAGATGTCATTGGCATATGAGAGGCTATTCCTCtgcataaaaaatgaaacattttgTGCCTATTCATAA